One Echinicola strongylocentroti DNA window includes the following coding sequences:
- a CDS encoding tyrosine-protein phosphatase, whose translation MKLVKAIIATTALLASFSAHAQKNLGLEASPNFRELGGIETTNGKTLKDHLIYRSGSFTSLPEEDKEKLAETGITTVIDFRSDYEIEREPDDIPTSLGAEWINSPIGNIDPKSMQQFMKVLTGPSFSTDQVDSLMIAANKGFVDNITDFKPLFDHLLEKDEVVLFHCSAGKDRTGFASSLILHTLGADWDTIMADYLRSNEAVGKIDHSKLKMYGIPEERAAYMMGVKAPYLEAAWDGIREKYGDVDTMLEEELGIGKKEKKQLRKKYLSKK comes from the coding sequence ATGAAATTAGTAAAAGCAATCATCGCAACCACAGCCCTATTGGCTTCCTTTTCGGCACATGCCCAGAAAAACCTGGGACTGGAGGCAAGTCCTAACTTCCGCGAACTCGGAGGCATAGAAACCACAAACGGAAAAACCCTCAAAGACCACCTGATCTATCGGTCGGGGAGCTTCACCAGCTTGCCTGAAGAGGACAAAGAAAAGCTGGCAGAAACCGGCATCACGACCGTCATTGACTTTAGGTCTGACTATGAGATCGAGCGTGAACCAGACGATATCCCTACTTCCCTAGGAGCAGAGTGGATCAACAGCCCCATTGGCAATATCGATCCCAAATCCATGCAGCAGTTTATGAAAGTATTAACGGGACCTAGCTTTTCCACTGACCAAGTGGACAGCTTGATGATCGCTGCCAACAAAGGATTTGTGGATAATATCACAGACTTTAAGCCCTTGTTTGATCACCTCTTGGAAAAGGATGAGGTTGTGCTCTTCCATTGCAGTGCCGGTAAGGACCGTACGGGATTTGCCTCCTCACTGATCTTGCACACGCTGGGAGCTGACTGGGACACCATCATGGCCGATTACCTTCGCTCCAATGAAGCGGTAGGTAAAATCGATCATTCCAAACTGAAAATGTACGGCATTCCAGAAGAACGTGCAGCATACATGATGGGGGTCAAAGCTCCTTATTTGGAAGCTGCTTGGGATGGTATCCGTGAGAAATACGGTGATGTGGACACCATGCTGGAAGAAGAACTGGGCATTGGAAAAAAGGAGAAAAAACAGCTTAGAAAAAAATACCTGAGCAAAAAATAA
- a CDS encoding TonB-dependent receptor, which produces MKKHLPLFLTLLIWATHTMAQSQASLSGSVSDQTGYLPGVNVLVMETSQGAPTDLSGKFEISNLPTGKATLRVSYLGFETLTQEIDLKAGTNSLGDIRLTEASGDLEEYVIQGTMVPSQLKAISIKKNSLAIMDVIAADAIGKLPDRNAAEAVQRLPAASVNRYHGEANQVSVRGTPYSWSSTLYNGTRLPSSNFNGNRNALLDAIPAEMIQYIQLSKAITPDMEGDAIGGSINFVTRSAPQDRTLNVSAAGGYNQKSQNGSYNASIVYGDRFFNDKFGIILAASIWNRNFSSDEIALDYNLNSAVPAERYSINTMNAKRYFGTRRTTALNAALEYKFNADHKLFARIVQDQFDDIRPVYETYYEFDENRYRYSNRESEYRTYLKGYEVGGDHHLGTNFKMDWKLSSYDSYYNLDTPPSMPSDLKGLPIAQFYQNLEGDFGGRSADGHVYNAFDAPDGKGITPLNFDPELTNENDFLDPNRLTLQQLIIYQIDQRDRDNVAQMNFTWDVNPAFTLKAGGKFRFKKNEAQQTPLVFLPNALLGIPGAAPLRALSEFQRMDFPAPGTFFQELNGQFDDLAIQPMPQDQTFEIFSPEFMEANDINNYSPASNATTKYNGTEDVYAGYIMGTYNLTDQVQLIGGFRNEFTKLTMNSFAYDDETDEVNPISRDNDYNAFLPMFHVKYSPKEQVNLRAAFTRTFSRPNFGSLSPSESIDTSTGIPRISRGNTELLPTFSNNFDLMGEWFLADIGMITAGVFYKDIDDFIFTDLSAETIDGTSYLVSQPKNLQSAYLVGFEMGITKRFSTLPGFWSGFGVDVNYSRIHSELEVPRLDDEGSVISTDITTLPSQSSNLFNTSLFYEKSGLMLRLAGNFRGASVETINQNLGPDFYVHVDNNFTVDFSAAYSITDKIKAFAEIRNLTNEPYAQYLGDNKDRIISSEWYATNGQAGIRFIIF; this is translated from the coding sequence ATGAAAAAACATTTACCATTATTCTTGACCTTACTGATCTGGGCCACCCACACCATGGCCCAAAGTCAGGCATCTTTGTCAGGAAGTGTATCCGATCAGACGGGCTACCTTCCTGGCGTAAACGTACTGGTGATGGAAACCAGTCAAGGAGCCCCAACGGACCTTAGCGGGAAATTTGAAATCTCCAACCTCCCCACAGGTAAAGCGACCTTAAGGGTCAGTTATTTGGGTTTTGAAACCCTCACCCAGGAAATCGACCTGAAAGCTGGCACCAACTCCCTGGGAGATATACGGCTAACAGAAGCTTCTGGCGATCTGGAAGAATACGTGATCCAAGGAACCATGGTACCTTCCCAGCTAAAGGCCATCTCCATCAAAAAGAATTCACTGGCCATCATGGATGTCATTGCCGCTGATGCCATTGGTAAATTGCCGGACAGAAATGCTGCCGAAGCCGTACAGCGTCTTCCTGCCGCCAGTGTAAACCGTTACCACGGTGAAGCCAATCAGGTCAGTGTCCGTGGCACGCCCTATTCGTGGTCTTCCACGCTTTATAACGGTACCAGGCTGCCCAGTTCCAACTTTAACGGCAATAGAAATGCGCTTTTGGACGCCATTCCCGCCGAGATGATCCAGTACATACAATTATCCAAGGCCATCACTCCTGATATGGAAGGTGATGCCATCGGCGGATCCATCAACTTCGTGACACGATCAGCACCCCAAGACAGGACACTTAATGTCAGCGCAGCAGGTGGATACAACCAGAAATCCCAAAACGGAAGCTATAATGCATCCATCGTCTATGGCGACCGTTTCTTTAACGATAAGTTTGGGATCATCTTGGCCGCATCCATCTGGAACAGGAATTTCTCTTCTGACGAAATTGCATTGGACTACAACCTTAACAGCGCTGTCCCTGCTGAGCGGTACAGCATCAACACGATGAACGCCAAACGGTACTTTGGAACCCGCCGCACCACTGCACTCAATGCAGCGCTGGAATACAAATTCAACGCTGACCATAAACTGTTTGCCCGAATCGTTCAGGACCAATTTGATGACATTCGTCCTGTATATGAAACGTATTATGAATTCGACGAAAACCGTTACCGCTACAGTAACAGGGAATCTGAATACCGCACCTACCTGAAAGGCTATGAAGTAGGCGGTGACCACCATTTGGGCACCAACTTCAAGATGGACTGGAAATTATCCTCCTACGACAGCTACTATAATCTGGATACTCCACCAAGCATGCCGAGTGACCTAAAAGGCCTGCCCATTGCGCAGTTTTACCAAAACCTAGAAGGGGATTTTGGTGGCCGCTCTGCTGACGGACACGTCTACAACGCCTTCGATGCTCCAGATGGCAAAGGGATCACTCCGCTCAATTTTGACCCTGAGCTGACCAATGAAAATGACTTTCTAGATCCCAATAGGCTGACTTTGCAGCAATTGATCATTTATCAGATCGATCAACGGGATCGGGACAATGTGGCCCAGATGAACTTCACTTGGGATGTAAATCCAGCATTTACCCTAAAGGCAGGCGGCAAATTCAGGTTTAAGAAAAACGAAGCCCAGCAGACTCCTCTCGTATTCCTGCCCAATGCCCTATTGGGAATTCCGGGCGCTGCGCCGTTGCGCGCATTGAGTGAATTTCAGCGGATGGACTTCCCGGCTCCGGGCACCTTCTTCCAAGAGCTCAATGGACAGTTTGATGACTTGGCCATCCAGCCAATGCCACAGGATCAGACCTTCGAGATTTTCTCTCCGGAATTTATGGAAGCAAACGACATCAACAACTACTCTCCTGCTTCCAATGCCACCACCAAATATAACGGTACCGAAGACGTATATGCAGGCTATATCATGGGTACTTATAACCTCACGGACCAAGTTCAGCTAATCGGAGGTTTTAGAAATGAATTCACCAAGCTTACCATGAACAGCTTTGCCTACGATGATGAAACGGACGAAGTAAACCCGATCTCTAGGGACAACGACTACAATGCGTTCCTTCCGATGTTCCATGTAAAATACAGTCCCAAAGAACAAGTAAACCTCCGTGCCGCTTTTACTAGGACATTTAGCCGGCCAAACTTCGGTAGCCTCAGCCCTTCTGAGAGCATCGATACCTCGACAGGAATTCCGCGCATCTCACGGGGAAATACCGAATTGCTCCCTACTTTTTCCAATAATTTTGACCTGATGGGGGAATGGTTCCTTGCAGATATTGGGATGATCACTGCTGGGGTATTCTATAAGGACATCGACGACTTCATCTTTACCGACCTATCGGCCGAAACCATCGATGGCACCAGTTACCTTGTTTCCCAACCAAAGAACCTTCAAAGTGCTTATTTGGTAGGCTTCGAAATGGGCATCACCAAAAGATTCAGCACATTACCTGGCTTTTGGAGCGGGTTTGGAGTGGATGTCAATTACAGCAGGATCCATTCCGAACTGGAAGTACCAAGGCTAGATGATGAAGGGTCGGTCATATCCACCGACATCACCACGCTGCCTAGCCAATCCAGTAACCTGTTCAATACTTCCTTGTTTTATGAAAAAAGTGGGCTGATGCTACGACTGGCAGGAAACTTCCGAGGAGCATCCGTGGAGACCATCAACCAAAACCTTGGTCCTGACTTTTATGTCCATGTGGACAATAACTTCACCGTAGATTTCTCTGCTGCCTATTCCATCACGGATAAAATCAAGGCCTTTGCAGAAATCAGGAACTTGACCAATGAACCTTATGCCCAATACCTCGGTGACAACAAGGACCGTATCATCTCCAGCGAGTGGTACGCAACCAATGGACAAGCCGGAATCAGATTTATCATCTTCTAA